In a single window of the Sphingosinicella microcystinivorans genome:
- a CDS encoding CaiB/BaiF CoA transferase family protein → MTRPSSAKRDSARDAIPSGVAGALQGVRVLDLTSVIMGPYATQILADNGADVIFVEHPFGKGTRELGAADYSEFSGISLNLLRNKRSLCIDLKRPEGRGALLRLAAGCDAIVTNLRPAPLARLGLDYGDFVAVNPEIIFCQAVGFPSDTDRADDPAYDDIIQSECGLAEAYQRVTGSPQLCPTIVADKVCGLFIANAITTALHFKQRTGRGQRVEIPMIDVMRAFMMVEHGAGGVADPERGDAGYMRVLNTERGPQRTSDGWIMILPYGPDAYDAIFEIGGRADMVRNERTRGRGPMIHAEYLYAQLRPIIAKRTTAEWLAFCRRKNIPVGTVERLNDVVHQYPVVEHPVFGAYRTVPPPVRYSASPAAVRQPAPMLGQDTDELLREAGLEDAALEALESSGVIRRRRFERKVSVRHEG, encoded by the coding sequence GTGACTAGACCGTCTTCAGCCAAGCGAGATTCTGCGCGTGATGCCATCCCATCAGGTGTTGCGGGTGCCCTTCAGGGTGTTCGGGTTCTTGATCTGACAAGCGTGATCATGGGGCCCTACGCTACCCAGATTCTTGCGGACAACGGTGCTGATGTGATCTTTGTCGAACATCCGTTCGGCAAGGGTACGCGCGAGCTGGGGGCTGCCGACTACTCGGAATTTTCCGGCATTTCGCTCAACCTTCTGCGCAACAAGAGGAGCCTGTGCATCGATCTCAAACGGCCAGAAGGGCGTGGTGCGCTTCTGCGCCTCGCCGCGGGCTGTGATGCGATCGTAACCAATCTCCGGCCCGCTCCGCTAGCGAGACTAGGTCTCGACTACGGGGATTTCGTGGCGGTGAATCCGGAAATCATATTCTGCCAGGCGGTCGGGTTCCCCAGCGACACGGATCGGGCGGATGATCCGGCCTACGACGACATTATCCAGTCGGAGTGCGGACTAGCCGAGGCTTATCAGCGTGTCACCGGTTCTCCTCAACTCTGTCCAACAATCGTCGCAGACAAGGTCTGCGGTCTGTTCATTGCCAATGCGATCACAACCGCGCTGCACTTCAAGCAGAGGACAGGGCGGGGGCAACGCGTCGAAATTCCGATGATCGACGTGATGCGCGCTTTTATGATGGTGGAGCATGGCGCCGGTGGCGTAGCAGATCCGGAGCGTGGCGACGCCGGATATATGCGCGTTCTGAACACGGAGCGGGGTCCGCAGAGGACCAGCGATGGCTGGATCATGATCCTGCCTTATGGTCCGGACGCTTATGACGCGATTTTTGAGATCGGCGGGCGTGCCGACATGGTGCGCAATGAGCGCACCCGCGGGCGGGGACCAATGATCCACGCAGAATATCTCTATGCGCAGTTGCGACCCATCATCGCGAAGCGAACCACTGCGGAATGGCTCGCATTCTGCCGTCGAAAAAATATCCCCGTCGGTACGGTCGAACGACTGAACGATGTCGTACATCAATATCCCGTGGTCGAGCATCCGGTATTCGGGGCTTATCGCACGGTGCCTCCGCCGGTGCGCTATTCGGCCAGCCCGGCGGCAGTCCGCCAGCCCGCGCCGATGCTGGGCCAGGATACCGACGAGCTCCTCCGCGAGGCTGGTCTCGAGGATGCTGCTCTCGAGGCTTTGGAAAGCTCGGGCGTGATCCGCCGCCGGCGCTTCGAAAGAAAGGTTTCGGTCCGGCATGAGGGATGA
- a CDS encoding acetyl-CoA C-acetyltransferase, whose product MADAYIIDAVRTPRGIGKVGKGALAHLHPQHLAVTVLAALARRNALDTAEVDDVIWSTSMQRGKQGGNLARMAALDAGYDIKASGTTLDRFCGGGITAVSFASAQIMSGMEDLLVAGGTEMMSLTATIMQEDTAAGLVPMRMGAHNARLAENYPQPHQGVCADAIATLEGIGREALDALALESQRRACAAISAGRFDRSIVPVFDEAGGMALAVDEYPRVETTADGLAGLKPAFEHMANIAPDAGGHSFGDMIRRKYPGLKIEHVHHAGNSSGVVDGAAALLIASERYVRHRRLKARARIVATANVGDDPTLMLNAPVPAIRKVLARAGLSIKDIDVWEINEAFAAVVEKCIRDLGLDRAKVNINGGAIALGHPIGATGSILIGMALDELERTGGRYGLVTMCAAGGMAPAIVIERLNVPDRRTDGMAG is encoded by the coding sequence GTGGCAGATGCATATATCATCGACGCAGTGCGCACACCGCGAGGCATAGGCAAGGTTGGGAAAGGTGCGTTGGCTCACCTCCATCCACAGCATCTGGCTGTAACGGTTCTTGCCGCTCTGGCCCGGCGTAACGCGCTCGATACTGCGGAGGTAGATGACGTCATCTGGTCGACCAGCATGCAGCGCGGCAAACAGGGCGGAAATCTTGCACGCATGGCCGCACTCGATGCAGGTTATGACATCAAGGCCAGCGGCACTACGTTGGATCGCTTTTGCGGAGGCGGCATAACCGCTGTGAGCTTTGCCTCCGCGCAAATAATGTCTGGCATGGAAGATCTGCTGGTCGCGGGCGGAACGGAGATGATGTCGCTTACCGCGACGATCATGCAGGAAGACACGGCGGCTGGACTGGTACCGATGAGGATGGGTGCGCACAACGCCCGCCTCGCGGAGAATTATCCCCAACCGCATCAAGGCGTCTGCGCCGATGCCATCGCGACGCTAGAAGGCATTGGGCGCGAGGCGCTCGACGCTCTGGCGCTCGAGAGCCAAAGGCGCGCTTGCGCGGCAATATCGGCGGGACGCTTCGACCGCAGTATCGTGCCTGTCTTCGACGAAGCTGGCGGGATGGCTCTGGCCGTAGACGAATATCCGCGCGTCGAAACGACCGCGGACGGCCTCGCCGGATTGAAGCCGGCCTTCGAACACATGGCGAATATCGCCCCCGATGCGGGAGGACATAGTTTTGGTGACATGATTCGTCGGAAATACCCCGGCTTGAAAATCGAGCATGTTCACCACGCCGGCAACTCGTCCGGGGTGGTGGATGGTGCCGCAGCCCTACTTATCGCATCCGAACGATATGTCCGGCATCGCAGGCTGAAGGCGCGGGCTCGCATCGTGGCAACGGCGAATGTCGGAGACGACCCCACGCTCATGCTCAATGCGCCCGTGCCTGCGATCCGTAAGGTCTTGGCCCGTGCCGGGCTCAGCATCAAGGATATTGATGTGTGGGAAATCAATGAGGCGTTCGCCGCCGTGGTCGAGAAATGCATCCGCGACTTGGGCCTGGACCGTGCGAAGGTCAATATAAATGGGGGAGCGATAGCGCTTGGTCATCCGATCGGGGCCACGGGCTCGATATTGATCGGCATGGCGCTCGACGAACTCGAACGGACCGGGGGACGCTATGGCCTTGTCACCATGTGCGCGGCCGGCGGCATGGCACCTGCAATAGTGATCGAACGATTAAACGTGCCTGACCGGCGGACGGACGGGATGGCCGGATAA
- a CDS encoding flavin-containing monooxygenase, producing MSNVDALFRDGHYEGLRKKYRQERDRRIRPEGEGQYIPVTGRYARYVDHDPQAPADIERAPLTDEIKTLIIGGGWSGLLAAGRLMEQGVDDFRIIDDAADFGGAWYWNQYPGAQCDVDSYCYLPLLEETGYMPKRKYSDAPEIQDYARIIGEHYKLYDKAIFRTRVTEMRWDESSKRWIVKTNRHDELTAQFVVLAPGLTSRAKLPGIAGLDEFEGHAFHTSRWDYQYTGGSYYEPMSNLAGKKVGIIGTGCTAIQCIPHLAASAEHLYVFQRTPSAIDVRNNSDTDPEWYYSQEPGWQVRRRKNFDDLINNRPFTEDLVADGWTDIARKLKAGEYPFGVIRFGEDDPETIAKALELADFHKMDEIRGRVDQTVKDPEVAEKLKAWYAHLCKRPTFNDDYLDTFNRQNVTLVDTADNRGVERITKQGIVANGVEYPVDCLIFSTGFEQASSYELRFAVNVFGRDGQSLYEYWKGGMRTLHGHSAHGFPNWFFIGASQVGVTFNFVAVVDPVAQHVAYIISEADRRGIETVEATTAAEDEWVKTIHDNALDNLDFLESCTPGYYNSEGKIRESQSSFWGDWYFGGLFNFIDMLESWRTAGKLEGMAVEYKKEAQVPDRP from the coding sequence ATGAGCAACGTCGACGCGCTGTTTCGTGATGGGCATTATGAAGGCCTACGTAAAAAATATCGGCAGGAGCGTGATCGCCGAATCCGGCCGGAGGGTGAAGGACAGTACATACCGGTCACTGGGCGTTATGCGCGATACGTCGATCATGACCCTCAGGCTCCAGCGGATATTGAACGCGCACCACTCACGGACGAGATCAAGACGCTGATTATCGGCGGAGGGTGGTCGGGCCTGCTGGCCGCGGGGCGACTGATGGAACAGGGCGTGGACGACTTCCGCATCATCGACGACGCTGCTGATTTTGGCGGCGCTTGGTACTGGAACCAATATCCGGGGGCACAATGTGACGTCGACAGCTATTGCTATCTGCCGTTGCTGGAAGAGACCGGCTACATGCCGAAACGGAAATATTCCGACGCGCCGGAAATCCAGGATTACGCTCGTATAATCGGCGAGCATTACAAGCTGTATGACAAGGCCATCTTCCGTACTCGTGTAACCGAAATGCGCTGGGACGAATCGAGCAAGCGCTGGATCGTCAAGACTAATCGCCACGACGAACTGACGGCGCAATTCGTGGTCCTCGCACCCGGCCTGACGAGCCGCGCCAAACTTCCGGGGATCGCCGGACTGGACGAGTTCGAAGGCCACGCCTTCCATACGTCACGTTGGGATTATCAATATACCGGAGGGAGCTATTACGAACCGATGAGCAACCTGGCCGGCAAAAAAGTCGGCATCATTGGCACCGGGTGCACCGCTATCCAATGCATCCCCCATCTGGCTGCATCGGCCGAACATCTCTATGTTTTTCAACGGACACCATCCGCGATCGATGTTCGCAACAATAGCGATACCGACCCGGAATGGTATTACTCGCAGGAGCCCGGTTGGCAGGTCCGCCGCCGCAAGAATTTCGATGACTTGATCAATAACCGCCCCTTCACCGAGGACCTTGTCGCCGATGGCTGGACCGATATCGCGCGAAAACTGAAGGCAGGCGAATATCCTTTTGGGGTGATTCGCTTCGGCGAGGACGATCCTGAAACAATCGCCAAGGCCCTGGAACTGGCCGACTTCCACAAGATGGACGAAATCCGAGGACGGGTGGATCAAACCGTGAAGGATCCGGAAGTCGCGGAGAAACTGAAGGCATGGTATGCTCATTTGTGTAAACGGCCTACCTTCAACGACGATTATCTGGACACGTTCAATCGGCAGAATGTCACGCTTGTCGACACCGCCGACAACCGCGGCGTCGAACGCATCACGAAGCAGGGTATCGTCGCGAACGGCGTCGAATATCCTGTCGATTGTCTCATATTCTCGACAGGTTTTGAGCAAGCGAGCAGTTATGAGCTTCGCTTTGCCGTGAATGTGTTCGGACGGGACGGACAATCACTTTATGAATATTGGAAGGGCGGCATGCGCACCCTTCATGGACATTCCGCTCACGGTTTCCCGAACTGGTTCTTCATCGGCGCATCCCAGGTCGGAGTTACATTTAACTTCGTAGCTGTCGTCGATCCGGTCGCGCAGCACGTCGCCTATATTATCTCGGAAGCCGATCGTCGTGGAATCGAGACAGTCGAGGCAACGACCGCTGCAGAAGATGAGTGGGTCAAAACCATCCACGACAATGCACTAGACAACCTTGATTTTCTGGAGTCGTGCACGCCTGGCTACTATAATAGTGAGGGCAAAATCCGAGAATCTCAATCATCATTCTGGGGCGACTGGTATTTTGGAGGCCTGTTCAACTTCATCGACATGCTCGAAAGCTGGCGCACCGCCGGCAAGTTGGAGGGGATGGCCGTAGAATATAAGAAGGAAGCCCAAGTCCCTGATCGGCCGTGA
- a CDS encoding NADH:flavin oxidoreductase/NADH oxidase, giving the protein MTKTKLFSELRLRDVVLKNRIVASPMWQYKGLDGHPTDWHLMNLGRLADGGSGLVFQEGTTVSRSGRGTVGDLGIWDDEMIPEYARITALVRANGAVPGIQLMHAGRKGRVMSASDGGGSITADHGIAGWDEWDVVAPSAVAHAGLPVPRALSRSEILSLVDEWIAAARRADAAGYDVLDIHGAHGYLIHQFLSEASNIRTDDYGGSPENRARFLVEIIEGVRSAWPASKPLLLRLSVVDGAGWEIEDSIKLVSRLAPLGVDLIDCSAGGMVGPSLAASIYGYQVHLAEAIRRATRMATSAVGLIVHAQQAEDILQRGRADLVFLARELMYNPNWPIDAAQKLGDEKGFSVANHRTGYFLGRRATVMPDLCSSTFYRATEV; this is encoded by the coding sequence ATGACCAAAACCAAGCTCTTTTCCGAACTTCGGCTGCGCGATGTGGTTCTGAAAAACCGGATCGTCGCATCGCCGATGTGGCAGTATAAGGGCTTGGACGGACATCCCACCGACTGGCATCTGATGAACCTTGGCCGCCTTGCGGACGGCGGATCCGGTCTGGTTTTCCAGGAAGGGACCACCGTAAGCCGCAGCGGGCGTGGCACGGTTGGAGATCTTGGCATCTGGGATGATGAAATGATCCCCGAATATGCCCGCATCACCGCTCTGGTCCGTGCAAACGGCGCCGTGCCTGGCATTCAGTTGATGCATGCAGGTCGGAAGGGACGGGTCATGTCGGCATCCGACGGCGGGGGAAGCATAACGGCGGACCATGGCATCGCCGGCTGGGATGAGTGGGACGTCGTAGCGCCGAGTGCTGTCGCGCATGCCGGCCTCCCTGTCCCCCGGGCACTTTCTAGGTCCGAAATCCTCTCGCTTGTCGACGAGTGGATCGCCGCTGCTCGGCGTGCCGACGCGGCTGGCTACGACGTGCTCGATATCCACGGGGCGCATGGATATCTGATCCACCAATTTCTCTCCGAAGCTTCAAATATTCGTACCGACGACTATGGCGGAAGCCCTGAGAACCGCGCGCGCTTTCTGGTTGAGATCATCGAGGGTGTCCGGTCGGCGTGGCCCGCTTCCAAACCGCTCTTGCTTCGCCTGTCCGTTGTCGATGGCGCGGGCTGGGAAATTGAGGACAGCATCAAATTGGTCTCCCGCCTGGCGCCCTTGGGTGTGGACCTCATCGACTGTTCGGCTGGTGGGATGGTGGGACCCAGCTTGGCCGCATCGATCTATGGCTATCAGGTGCATCTTGCGGAGGCGATCCGCCGTGCGACGAGGATGGCGACCTCCGCCGTTGGCCTGATCGTGCATGCGCAGCAAGCCGAGGATATTCTTCAACGCGGGCGAGCCGATCTTGTCTTTCTCGCGCGCGAACTGATGTACAATCCCAACTGGCCCATCGATGCCGCGCAGAAACTTGGGGATGAAAAGGGGTTTTCGGTTGCGAACCATCGGACCGGCTATTTTCTTGGCCGGCGCGCGACCGTGATGCCTGACTTATGTTCATCCACCTTTTACCGAGCGACCGAAGTCTAG
- a CDS encoding IclR family transcriptional regulator, with protein MARAHIELASALSAERVAGAQVYLPDGVIKSAGRALQILQLFDLLQRESTVVEIAELLKFPQSSTSMLLRSLVRMGYLHHDLHARTFIPTMSVTLLGNWIDHSVVGDGDLLLLMKRLNQETGQAILLASRSGLFARYIHVIQATAAARLYIVKGSLRSLTRSGVGHVLLSQMSDLMARRLAMRINAEAESDPEKVDVTALLNDLRKVREQGYAISTNQVTMNAGVLAMRLPGPGDGDSPLVIGVGGSAEVVRAHEADFVATMRNAIEEYNRFIILNRPSKVA; from the coding sequence ATGGCGAGAGCGCATATTGAACTTGCCAGTGCACTTTCGGCCGAGCGAGTGGCCGGCGCGCAGGTGTATTTGCCTGATGGCGTGATCAAGTCAGCGGGGCGCGCCCTTCAGATCCTTCAGCTTTTCGACCTTCTGCAGCGCGAATCGACTGTGGTCGAAATTGCTGAGCTGCTGAAATTTCCGCAGTCGAGCACGTCGATGCTCCTCCGCAGTCTCGTGCGGATGGGGTATCTCCATCACGATCTTCATGCGCGAACCTTCATACCTACGATGTCGGTGACGCTGCTTGGCAACTGGATCGATCACAGCGTTGTCGGTGACGGGGACCTCCTGCTACTCATGAAAAGGCTGAATCAGGAAACTGGCCAAGCAATTCTGCTTGCTTCCCGGAGCGGCCTGTTTGCGCGCTATATCCACGTCATCCAGGCGACGGCAGCGGCCCGGCTTTATATCGTAAAAGGCTCCTTGCGCTCGCTCACCCGATCCGGCGTCGGCCACGTCCTGCTTTCACAGATGAGCGACCTCATGGCACGGAGACTTGCGATGCGCATCAACGCTGAAGCCGAAAGTGACCCGGAAAAGGTCGACGTCACCGCCCTCCTTAACGATTTGCGGAAGGTTCGCGAACAGGGGTATGCCATCAGTACCAACCAGGTGACCATGAATGCCGGTGTATTGGCGATGCGACTGCCGGGCCCCGGGGATGGAGATTCCCCACTGGTCATTGGCGTGGGCGGGAGCGCTGAGGTGGTGCGCGCGCACGAAGCCGATTTCGTCGCGACAATGCGGAATGCAATCGAAGAGTATAACAGATTCATCATCCTCAATCGACCTTCGAAGGTCGCATGA
- a CDS encoding enoyl-CoA hydratase gives MKIEASVPLPRVVSGEEPAFSSYVVRDGIAWVMMERPEVANSQNFRLLRQLDDLFRCAVDAPDVKAIVLGGRGKHFSAGHDLGTVERDKHLERDRHQLWYSHLGRDGAEGQYVLEQDAYLGLCRRWQEIPKPMIAMVQGGCIAGGLMLAWVCDLIIASDDAFFQDPVVRMGIPGVEYFAHAFELPPRVARELLLLGERMPVERAYQLGMVNRVVPRADLEQEVERIGRELASRPGFGMLLTKQAINAIEDLRGKRTGMDSVFHMHHLAHAHNQLVSGDRVGGIDVKAMAAANRQS, from the coding sequence ATGAAAATCGAAGCTTCCGTTCCTTTGCCGCGTGTCGTGAGCGGCGAGGAGCCCGCATTCTCGAGCTACGTCGTGCGGGACGGTATCGCGTGGGTGATGATGGAACGCCCTGAGGTGGCCAATTCCCAGAATTTCCGCCTTCTGCGACAGCTTGATGACCTGTTTCGCTGCGCCGTCGACGCGCCCGATGTGAAAGCGATCGTCTTAGGCGGCAGGGGAAAACATTTCTCTGCGGGACATGACCTCGGTACGGTCGAGCGAGACAAGCATCTGGAGCGGGACCGGCACCAGCTTTGGTACAGCCATCTGGGGCGGGACGGAGCCGAAGGCCAATATGTGCTGGAACAGGATGCCTATCTCGGTCTCTGCCGTCGCTGGCAGGAAATTCCCAAACCGATGATCGCGATGGTGCAGGGCGGCTGCATCGCCGGCGGCCTTATGCTAGCCTGGGTATGCGATCTGATCATTGCTTCAGACGATGCATTCTTTCAGGATCCGGTGGTCCGCATGGGGATACCCGGTGTGGAATATTTTGCGCATGCCTTCGAGTTGCCGCCTCGCGTCGCCAGGGAGCTGCTGCTGCTCGGAGAACGCATGCCCGTCGAAAGAGCTTATCAGTTGGGTATGGTAAATCGGGTAGTTCCGCGCGCGGACTTGGAGCAGGAGGTAGAACGGATTGGCCGAGAACTGGCAAGCCGGCCCGGTTTCGGCATGCTTCTGACCAAGCAGGCGATCAACGCTATCGAGGACCTCCGGGGAAAGCGCACGGGCATGGACAGCGTGTTCCACATGCATCATCTCGCGCATGCGCATAACCAGCTGGTCAGCGGCGATCGTGTCGGCGGGATCGATGTCAAGGCCATGGCGGCCGCGAACAGGCAATCGTGA
- a CDS encoding enoyl-CoA hydratase-related protein, with amino-acid sequence MSNKGEISSIAVEDGVGVLTIDSPPVNALGVAVRRALDEGIREMVQDTSVDAIILLCGGRTFFAGADISEFGKAPQVPLLPAVLEKIENCPKPLIAAMHGTALGGGYELALTCHYRIAAPSAKVGLPEVKLGLLPGAGGTQRLPRLVGPAMALDLIVKGDQVPAVQALQLGMIDAIAREGQLREDAIAYARAILAEGVPLRRIRDRNEKIAPDSFPADLFDTFRAANAASMRGFKAPGHIVQAIGASVRVPFDDGLLRERALFQELRASRESAAQRYYFFAEREAAKIAGNQKVSGPVPITSVGIVGGTAMGIDIAMAAADAGLAVTVIDIDTAAGGRARRSIADAYAAAVHDGRMTAEEVARLQDRIALADDPALLSASDLIVEFDEDPAEKQRIIRRLDAIVRTDTILATSGNTIDVEGMAVSCSRPERVVGMHFCASADAPRLVEAARCAVTSPEAIASAMHFVRRIGRVAVLTGPRRGFIANRIMSAMATQARAAIAEGSPPGLLEALLYDYGFPADHIQQISGTAFGDFDQYSTATDRTRQAPVDDEELLERLLLPVVNEGAKLLEEKGATRASDIDVVAILGYGWPVYRGGPMFWADEIGLPRVLSTLNELRARHGEAFRPSALLEEKVALGASFTRG; translated from the coding sequence ATGTCGAACAAGGGTGAAATAAGTAGCATTGCCGTTGAAGACGGCGTCGGCGTCCTTACGATAGACAGCCCGCCGGTGAACGCATTGGGAGTCGCTGTCCGGCGCGCTCTCGATGAAGGCATCCGTGAGATGGTGCAGGACACCTCGGTCGATGCGATCATCCTTTTGTGCGGCGGGCGCACCTTCTTCGCTGGTGCAGACATTTCAGAGTTCGGAAAAGCGCCGCAAGTTCCGCTTCTTCCTGCTGTACTCGAGAAGATCGAGAATTGCCCGAAGCCGCTGATCGCCGCCATGCACGGCACCGCCCTCGGAGGCGGCTATGAACTGGCTCTCACCTGCCACTATCGAATTGCGGCGCCATCTGCAAAAGTGGGGCTGCCGGAGGTTAAACTCGGCCTGCTTCCGGGGGCTGGCGGTACACAAAGATTGCCTAGGCTCGTCGGTCCCGCGATGGCACTCGACCTGATCGTCAAGGGAGATCAGGTTCCGGCGGTACAAGCGTTGCAACTCGGAATGATCGACGCGATTGCGCGCGAAGGACAGCTACGCGAGGATGCCATCGCTTATGCGCGAGCCATCTTAGCCGAAGGGGTTCCTTTGCGCCGGATCAGGGATCGCAACGAGAAGATTGCGCCCGATTCCTTTCCGGCCGACCTTTTCGATACCTTTCGCGCGGCCAATGCCGCATCCATGCGGGGTTTCAAAGCGCCTGGACATATAGTGCAAGCCATAGGGGCCTCAGTCCGCGTGCCGTTCGACGATGGGCTCTTGCGCGAACGTGCGTTGTTCCAGGAACTACGTGCATCTCGTGAATCTGCCGCACAACGCTATTATTTCTTTGCTGAACGCGAGGCCGCGAAGATTGCTGGTAACCAGAAAGTATCGGGGCCTGTGCCTATCACATCGGTTGGTATCGTTGGTGGCACGGCAATGGGCATCGACATTGCCATGGCCGCAGCGGATGCCGGCCTAGCCGTTACGGTGATCGACATAGACACCGCAGCAGGCGGTCGGGCGCGGCGATCTATTGCCGACGCCTATGCGGCTGCCGTCCACGATGGGCGCATGACGGCGGAGGAAGTGGCCCGCCTGCAGGATCGTATCGCTCTTGCCGATGATCCAGCGCTGCTGTCCGCTTCAGACCTGATCGTGGAGTTCGACGAGGATCCGGCAGAGAAGCAACGGATAATCCGCAGACTCGATGCGATCGTGCGGACGGACACCATCCTGGCGACTAGCGGCAACACCATTGATGTGGAGGGTATGGCCGTGTCCTGTAGCCGTCCGGAACGGGTGGTCGGAATGCACTTCTGCGCGTCGGCGGATGCGCCGCGCCTCGTGGAAGCCGCGCGCTGCGCGGTGACGTCACCTGAGGCAATTGCATCCGCGATGCATTTCGTACGCAGAATCGGGCGAGTGGCGGTGCTCACTGGCCCGCGCCGAGGCTTCATAGCCAACCGCATCATGTCTGCTATGGCCACCCAGGCGCGCGCAGCCATCGCGGAAGGCTCACCGCCCGGGCTGCTCGAAGCGTTGCTGTACGATTACGGCTTTCCGGCAGACCATATTCAGCAGATTTCAGGCACTGCCTTCGGCGACTTTGATCAGTACAGTACCGCAACGGATCGCACGCGGCAAGCTCCGGTGGATGATGAGGAACTGCTCGAGCGTCTGCTGTTGCCGGTCGTAAATGAAGGCGCGAAGCTGCTCGAAGAAAAGGGTGCGACGCGCGCCTCGGACATCGATGTGGTTGCGATTCTGGGCTATGGCTGGCCCGTATACCGCGGCGGCCCGATGTTCTGGGCTGACGAGATCGGATTGCCCAGGGTTCTGTCCACATTGAACGAACTGCGAGCGCGTCACGGGGAGGCGTTCAGGCCGTCGGCCTTGCTTGAGGAAAAGGTGGCGCTGGGCGCCAGCTTCACGCGTGGATGA
- a CDS encoding enoyl-CoA hydratase/isomerase family protein: MSQTSFVPHYTLAEYGQRLAEHFIMERSEGVLEVRFHTNGAEVLWSMELHRALSQMFQAVGQDPENEVLILSGTGDLWINKRDMESYHAHSAVSYDIWYRDSTKLVENLLWAVDIPTIAAINGPGFHTEFGLLCDLTIAAEDAIFFEPHFSVGVAPGDGQFLVYQTLMGLKRANHVMYLQDQGITAAEALQWGLVGEVHPREKLMPRAREIAAQLMRQPRTVRRLTTQIARRPLRRAIQNDFGMHLAHELFGVHESPRSLSHFEKK, encoded by the coding sequence ATGTCGCAGACCAGTTTCGTACCACATTACACACTCGCTGAGTATGGGCAGCGGCTTGCCGAACACTTCATCATGGAGCGTTCTGAGGGCGTTCTCGAGGTGCGGTTTCACACCAATGGCGCGGAAGTCCTGTGGAGCATGGAGCTTCACCGTGCTTTGTCGCAGATGTTTCAGGCCGTCGGGCAAGACCCCGAAAACGAAGTGCTGATCCTGAGTGGCACGGGCGATCTGTGGATAAACAAGCGCGACATGGAGAGTTACCATGCCCACAGCGCCGTCAGCTACGATATCTGGTATCGCGATTCCACGAAGCTGGTGGAAAATCTTCTCTGGGCCGTGGACATCCCGACAATTGCGGCCATCAATGGACCGGGATTCCACACCGAGTTCGGCTTGCTCTGCGACCTGACGATAGCGGCCGAAGATGCAATTTTCTTTGAACCGCATTTCTCTGTCGGGGTTGCCCCGGGCGATGGCCAGTTTCTGGTCTACCAAACGCTCATGGGTCTCAAGCGCGCCAACCATGTCATGTATTTGCAGGATCAGGGCATCACCGCCGCCGAGGCGCTGCAATGGGGCCTTGTGGGGGAGGTGCACCCCCGCGAAAAACTCATGCCACGTGCTCGTGAAATTGCTGCGCAATTGATGAGGCAACCCCGTACCGTCCGCCGGTTGACGACTCAGATCGCGAGGCGCCCGCTGCGGCGCGCAATTCAGAACGACTTCGGCATGCATCTGGCCCATGAATTGTTCGGTGTTCATGAATCACCCCGTTCGCTGAGCCATTTCGAGAAAAAATGA